In a genomic window of Streptococcus oralis:
- a CDS encoding putative RNA methyltransferase, with the protein MNTNLKPKLQRFASASAFACPICQENLTLVESSLKCSNHHSFDLAKFGYVNLAPQIKQSTNYDKENFQNRQQILEAGFYQTILETISDLLATKSSAKTVLDIGCGEGFYSRKLQESHSEKTFYAFDISKDSVQIAAKSEPNWAVNWFVGDLARLPIKDASMDILLDIFSPANYGEFRRVLSKDGILIKVIPTENHLKEIRQMVQDQLTKKDYSNQDIKEHFQEHFSIQSSQIASLTKPITAEQRQALLTMTPLLFHVDHTKIDWTQLTEITIEAEILIGKVG; encoded by the coding sequence ATGAATACAAACCTCAAACCAAAACTCCAGCGCTTTGCTTCTGCTAGTGCCTTTGCCTGCCCCATCTGCCAAGAAAATCTCACCTTGGTAGAGTCTAGCCTCAAGTGTAGCAACCACCATTCTTTTGATCTAGCAAAATTCGGCTATGTCAATCTGGCACCTCAAATCAAACAATCCACCAACTACGACAAGGAAAACTTTCAAAACCGCCAGCAAATTCTGGAAGCTGGTTTTTATCAGACTATCTTAGAAACCATCTCAGACCTACTAGCGACTAAATCATCTGCAAAAACTGTCTTGGACATCGGTTGTGGTGAAGGTTTCTACTCTCGTAAACTCCAAGAAAGTCATTCTGAAAAAACCTTCTATGCCTTTGATATTTCCAAAGATTCCGTTCAAATCGCTGCCAAGAGTGAACCCAACTGGGCGGTCAATTGGTTTGTTGGTGACCTGGCTCGTCTTCCTATAAAAGACGCCAGCATGGATATCCTGCTTGACATCTTTTCGCCTGCCAACTATGGGGAGTTTCGTCGCGTTTTATCCAAAGACGGTATCTTGATTAAGGTCATCCCTACTGAAAACCACCTCAAAGAAATCCGCCAAATGGTGCAGGACCAGCTGACAAAGAAGGATTATTCCAACCAAGATATCAAAGAACATTTCCAGGAACATTTCAGCATCCAATCTAGCCAAATAGCTTCTCTAACCAAACCCATCACAGCAGAGCAACGTCAAGCCCTGCTTACCATGACACCCTTACTCTTTCACGTTGATCATACCAAGATTGACTGGACTCAGTTGACTGAGATTACCATTGAGGCAGAGATTTTGATTGGGAAAGTAGGGTGA
- the tyrS gene encoding tyrosine--tRNA ligase, translating into MHIFDELKERGLIFQTTDEEALRKALEEGQVSYYTGYDPTADSLHLGHLVAILTSRRLQLAGHKPYALVGGATGLIGDPSFRDAERSLQTKDTVNGWVKSIQGQLSRFLDFENGENKAVMVNNYDWFGSISFIDFLRDIGKYFTVNYMMSKESVKKRIETGISYTEFAYQIMQGYDFYVLNQEHNVTLQIGGSDQWGNMTAGTELLRRKADKTGHVITVPLITDATGKKFGKSEGNAVWLNPEKTSPYEMYQFWMNVMDADAVRFLKIFTFLSLDEIEDIRKQFEAAPHERLAQKVLAREVVTLVHGEEAYKEALNITEQLFAGNIKNLSVKELKQGLRGVPNYQVQADENHNIVELLVSSGVVNSKRQAREDVQNGAIYVNGDRIQDLDYVLGDADKLENELTVIRRGKKKYFVLTY; encoded by the coding sequence ATGCACATTTTTGATGAGCTAAAAGAGCGTGGTTTGATTTTTCAGACGACTGATGAAGAAGCGTTGCGCAAAGCCCTAGAAGAAGGTCAAGTTTCTTATTATACTGGCTACGATCCAACTGCTGACAGCCTTCACCTCGGCCACCTTGTCGCAATCTTGACCAGTCGTCGTTTGCAACTAGCAGGTCACAAACCTTATGCGCTCGTTGGCGGTGCTACAGGTCTCATCGGAGATCCGTCCTTCAGAGATGCTGAACGTAGTCTCCAAACAAAAGACACAGTAAATGGCTGGGTCAAGTCTATCCAAGGACAACTTTCTCGCTTTCTTGATTTTGAAAATGGTGAAAATAAAGCTGTCATGGTCAACAACTACGACTGGTTTGGCAGCATCAGCTTCATTGACTTCCTCCGTGATATCGGAAAATACTTCACTGTCAACTACATGATGAGCAAAGAGTCTGTGAAAAAACGGATCGAAACAGGGATTTCTTACACAGAGTTTGCCTACCAAATCATGCAAGGCTATGACTTCTACGTCCTTAACCAAGAGCACAACGTCACCCTACAAATCGGTGGTTCTGACCAGTGGGGAAATATGACAGCTGGGACAGAATTGCTTCGTCGTAAGGCTGACAAGACAGGTCATGTTATCACAGTTCCCCTTATTACTGATGCGACTGGTAAGAAATTTGGTAAATCAGAAGGAAACGCAGTCTGGCTCAACCCTGAAAAGACTTCTCCATACGAAATGTACCAATTCTGGATGAACGTCATGGACGCTGACGCTGTTCGCTTCTTGAAAATCTTTACCTTCTTGTCACTTGATGAGATCGAAGACATCCGTAAACAATTTGAAGCTGCTCCACACGAACGCTTGGCTCAAAAAGTCCTGGCTCGTGAAGTCGTGACTCTTGTCCACGGAGAAGAAGCTTACAAAGAAGCTCTTAACATCACTGAGCAACTCTTTGCTGGAAACATTAAAAACCTTTCTGTCAAAGAACTCAAACAAGGACTTCGTGGAGTGCCAAACTACCAAGTACAAGCAGACGAAAACCACAATATCGTGGAACTTCTCGTCTCATCTGGTGTGGTCAATTCCAAACGCCAAGCCCGTGAAGACGTTCAAAACGGAGCTATCTACGTCAACGGCGACCGTATCCAAGACCTTGACTATGTCTTAGGAGATGCAGATAAGTTAGAGAACGAACTCACTGTTATCCGACGTGGTAAGAAAAAATACTTCGTCCTTACATATTAA
- the pbp1b gene encoding penicillin-binding protein PBP1B, with translation MKERINELKTKMLHFFQQLMQRIVKWQKRLAEKLANKKTSKKGTSPDKVRRAGSIFAKVLSGFKIVFNTLFILGFIGGLFGAGVAMGYGVALFDKAQVPQAEELVKQVKDIASISEITYSDGSTIASIEGDLLRTSVASDAISDNLKKAIVATEDEHFNEHKGVVPKAVIRATLGTFVGLGSSSGGSTLTQQVIKQQVVGDAPTLARKAKEIIDALALERAMGKDEILTTYLNIAPFGRNHKGQNIAGAQQAAEGIFGVNASDLTVPQAAFIAGLPQSPISYSPYESDGSMKSDEDMAFGIKRAKDVLYNMYRTGALSQEDYDKYKDYDFKKDFLPSGSVSGTSRDYLYYATLAEATDRMYDYLIQRDNVSAQELKNESIQKSYRDLAAKEIENGGYKITTTINKNVHAAMQNAVATYGYLLDDSTGQPEVGNVLMDNQTGAILGFVGGRNYQENQNNHAIDTKRSPASTTKPILAYGIAIDQGLMGSASILSNYPTNFSNGNPIMYVNSPGTGMMTLGEALNYSWNIPAYWTYRTLREKGVDVKGYMEKMGYEIPEYGIESLPMGGGIDVTVAQHTNGYQTLANNGVYHKKHMIAKIESTDGRLVYEHKDEPVQVYSKATATIMQSLLRDVISSRITSSFQTDLTTINPSLARADWIGKTGTTNEDENMWLMLSTPRLTLGGWLGHDDNRPLAKGAGHYRNANYMAHLVNAIQQAEPGIWGNERFNLDPSVTKSQVLRSTGQKPGKVSINGKEIEVSGSTVTSYWATKEGAPVTTYRFAIGGSDADYLNAWKNILGSIPAVTPPSSNSSSSSSSSSGSSSSSGNTQSGSSGRSRLFNR, from the coding sequence ATGAAAGAAAGAATTAATGAATTAAAAACAAAAATGCTGCATTTTTTCCAGCAGCTAATGCAACGAATTGTAAAATGGCAGAAAAGACTAGCAGAAAAACTAGCTAATAAGAAAACCAGTAAAAAGGGGACCTCTCCTGATAAAGTTAGAAGGGCAGGGTCTATTTTTGCTAAGGTTTTGAGTGGGTTTAAAATAGTCTTTAATACTCTCTTTATCTTAGGTTTTATCGGTGGACTGTTTGGCGCTGGTGTGGCTATGGGTTATGGAGTCGCTCTATTTGACAAGGCCCAGGTACCTCAAGCAGAAGAGTTGGTCAAGCAAGTGAAGGATATTGCCTCCATCTCAGAAATCACTTATTCTGACGGCAGTACCATTGCCTCGATCGAGGGCGATTTATTGCGCACTTCAGTCGCTTCAGATGCTATCTCAGATAACCTTAAGAAAGCTATTGTTGCGACAGAGGACGAGCATTTCAATGAGCACAAGGGAGTTGTGCCTAAGGCCGTTATTCGTGCGACCTTGGGAACCTTTGTCGGTCTGGGCTCGTCTAGTGGTGGTTCGACCTTGACCCAGCAGGTCATCAAGCAGCAAGTGGTGGGGGATGCTCCAACTCTAGCTCGTAAGGCTAAAGAGATTATTGATGCTCTAGCTTTAGAACGGGCCATGGGTAAGGATGAGATCTTGACAACCTACCTTAACATTGCTCCTTTTGGTCGCAATCATAAAGGTCAAAATATTGCAGGTGCCCAGCAGGCTGCAGAAGGAATCTTTGGAGTCAATGCTTCGGATTTAACGGTCCCTCAAGCTGCCTTTATCGCAGGATTGCCACAGAGTCCGATTAGTTACTCTCCTTATGAATCTGATGGTAGTATGAAGAGTGATGAGGATATGGCTTTTGGGATTAAGCGTGCCAAGGATGTTCTCTACAACATGTACCGGACAGGGGCTCTAAGTCAGGAAGACTACGATAAGTACAAAGATTATGACTTCAAGAAAGACTTCCTACCATCTGGTAGCGTTAGTGGGACTTCGCGTGACTATCTCTACTATGCAACCTTGGCAGAAGCTACTGACCGCATGTACGACTACCTCATCCAACGAGATAATGTTTCTGCGCAAGAATTAAAGAATGAGTCCATTCAGAAATCCTATCGCGATCTAGCCGCTAAGGAAATTGAAAATGGTGGATATAAGATTACGACAACTATCAATAAAAATGTTCATGCTGCGATGCAAAATGCGGTTGCGACCTACGGCTACCTGCTAGATGATTCAACAGGCCAGCCTGAGGTGGGGAATGTCCTCATGGACAACCAAACGGGAGCTATCCTAGGATTTGTTGGTGGCCGTAATTATCAAGAAAATCAGAACAATCACGCTATCGATACCAAGCGTTCTCCAGCTTCAACCACAAAACCTATATTGGCCTATGGTATCGCTATTGACCAAGGTTTGATGGGAAGTGCAAGTATCTTGTCAAACTATCCTACCAACTTCTCAAATGGGAATCCCATCATGTATGTCAATAGTCCTGGTACGGGCATGATGACATTGGGAGAAGCCCTTAACTACTCATGGAATATCCCGGCCTACTGGACGTATCGTACGCTTCGAGAGAAGGGTGTGGATGTCAAAGGCTATATGGAAAAAATGGGTTACGAAATCCCAGAATATGGTATTGAAAGTTTACCGATGGGTGGGGGGATTGACGTTACAGTTGCCCAGCATACCAACGGGTATCAAACTCTGGCCAACAATGGAGTTTACCATAAGAAACATATGATCGCGAAGATCGAGTCAACGGATGGCCGATTGGTGTACGAGCACAAGGATGAGCCTGTCCAAGTTTATTCAAAAGCGACAGCAACCATTATGCAAAGTCTCCTTCGGGATGTTATCTCATCTCGAATTACCTCAAGTTTCCAAACGGATTTGACGACTATCAATCCATCCCTAGCTCGTGCTGACTGGATTGGAAAAACTGGTACGACCAATGAAGATGAAAATATGTGGCTCATGCTTTCTACACCTCGCTTGACTTTGGGTGGCTGGTTAGGTCACGACGACAACCGACCACTAGCCAAAGGAGCAGGCCACTATCGTAATGCCAACTATATGGCCCACTTGGTCAATGCTATCCAACAAGCTGAACCTGGAATATGGGGGAATGAGCGCTTTAATCTGGATCCAAGTGTGACCAAGTCACAAGTTCTCCGATCTACAGGACAAAAACCAGGCAAGGTTTCCATCAATGGAAAAGAAATAGAAGTTTCTGGATCAACAGTAACGAGCTACTGGGCTACTAAAGAAGGTGCCCCAGTGACCACCTATCGCTTTGCTATTGGAGGAAGCGATGCAGATTATCTGAACGCATGGAAGAATATTCTAGGAAGCATTCCGGCAGTGACTCCTCCAAGCTCAAACAGTAGCTCAAGTTCAAGCAGTAGCTCTGGAAGTTCAAGTTCGAGTGGAAATACTCAAAGTGGTTCTTCAGGACGTTCACGTCTATTTAATCGTTAA
- a CDS encoding DMT family transporter — protein sequence MNHYQKKIVKGTVYSLLSGLIWGICGILGEYFFTHYPVSSGWLTSMRLLVAGSLVLGLSAFQLRSRLLDIWRDKKNYLPFLAYAILGIFSVQFFFYLCVEYSNATTATILQFISPVFILFYNRIIYQKKASITAVFYVLIAMLGVFLMATKGDLSQLSMTPLALVTGLLSAVGVMFNVILPQRFARRYGFVPTVGWGMILAGLFSNFLYPIYQISFQVDLVSVLICLTIAVFGTAFAFFLSMKAVSLVSPLVVSVVSASEPLSSALLSVLFLGLVMDGFLALAMVLIIVPMIFLSVEEAKQAR from the coding sequence ATGAATCATTATCAGAAAAAGATTGTTAAGGGGACAGTATACTCGCTACTTTCAGGCCTAATCTGGGGGATTTGTGGGATTTTAGGAGAGTATTTTTTCACTCATTATCCAGTGTCTTCTGGATGGCTTACTTCTATGCGTTTACTAGTGGCGGGGAGTTTGGTTTTAGGTTTATCTGCTTTTCAGTTGCGTAGCCGCTTGTTGGACATCTGGCGTGATAAGAAAAATTATCTACCTTTTTTAGCCTATGCTATTCTAGGTATTTTTTCTGTGCAGTTTTTCTTCTATCTCTGCGTTGAGTATTCCAATGCAACGACGGCGACCATTTTGCAATTTATCAGCCCAGTTTTTATCCTGTTTTATAATCGAATTATTTACCAGAAGAAGGCTTCAATTACAGCTGTTTTCTATGTTTTGATTGCCATGCTAGGTGTTTTTTTGATGGCTACAAAAGGGGATTTGTCCCAGTTATCCATGACACCTTTGGCTCTAGTGACAGGTTTGCTTAGTGCAGTAGGGGTCATGTTTAATGTTATCCTTCCCCAACGCTTTGCACGGCGCTACGGATTTGTTCCGACTGTTGGTTGGGGGATGATTCTGGCAGGACTCTTTAGTAATTTCCTCTACCCTATTTATCAGATAAGTTTTCAAGTGGATCTGGTAAGTGTGTTGATTTGTCTGACGATTGCCGTGTTTGGTACTGCTTTTGCCTTCTTCCTATCTATGAAGGCCGTGTCCCTCGTTTCCCCGCTGGTTGTATCGGTGGTGAGTGCTAGCGAACCGCTTTCTTCAGCTTTATTAAGTGTTCTTTTTCTGGGATTGGTCATGGATGGTTTTTTGGCCTTGGCTATGGTGTTGATTATCGTTCCGATGATTTTCTTATCTGTAGAAGAAGCAAAACAAGCCAGGTAA
- the dapD gene encoding 2,3,4,5-tetrahydropyridine-2,6-dicarboxylate N-acetyltransferase: MTATKMNAQEIIQFIANAEKKTSVKVTFEGQLASAVPSSVVKLGNVLFGDWKDVAPLLEGLVENQDYVVEQDARNSAVPLLDKRAINARIEPGAIIRDQVEIGDNAVIMMGAVINIGAEIGAGTMIDMGAILGGRAIVGKNSHVGAGAVLAGVIEPASAEPVRVGDNVLIGANAVVIEGVQIGSGSVVAAGAIVTQDVPENVVVAGVPARIIKEIDAQTQQKTALEDALRTL; this comes from the coding sequence ATGACTGCTACAAAAATGAACGCTCAAGAAATTATCCAATTTATCGCCAATGCTGAAAAGAAAACCAGTGTCAAAGTAACCTTTGAGGGGCAACTCGCATCTGCTGTGCCTAGCTCTGTTGTCAAACTAGGAAATGTTTTATTCGGAGACTGGAAGGACGTGGCTCCGCTTCTTGAAGGTTTAGTAGAAAATCAAGACTATGTTGTCGAGCAAGATGCTCGTAATTCTGCAGTTCCTTTGCTAGACAAACGTGCGATCAACGCTCGTATCGAGCCAGGTGCGATTATCCGTGACCAGGTGGAAATTGGTGACAATGCTGTTATCATGATGGGAGCAGTTATCAATATCGGTGCTGAAATTGGTGCAGGAACCATGATTGACATGGGTGCTATCCTTGGTGGTCGCGCTATTGTTGGAAAAAACAGCCACGTTGGTGCAGGTGCAGTTTTGGCAGGTGTGATTGAGCCAGCTAGTGCTGAACCAGTCCGTGTCGGAGATAATGTTCTTATCGGTGCTAATGCAGTGGTCATCGAAGGAGTTCAAATCGGTAGTGGTTCAGTTGTCGCAGCAGGAGCTATCGTTACCCAAGATGTTCCAGAAAATGTGGTGGTAGCAGGTGTTCCGGCTCGTATCATCAAAGAAATTGATGCCCAAACCCAACAAAAAACAGCGCTTGAGGATGCGCTTCGTACCTTGTAA
- a CDS encoding N-acetyldiaminopimelate deacetylase, translated as MLDLIQTRRDLHQIPEIGLEEFKTQAYLLDVIEKLTAGKYFVQVRTWRTGILVYLQGSQPERTIGWRTDIDGLPIVEQTGLPFASQHQGRMHACGHDFHMTIALGCLERALEEQPKNNLLFLFQPAEENEAGGMLMYEDGAFGNWLPDQFYGLHVRPDLKVGQIATNTHTLFAGTCEVKVRFKGKGGHAAFPHEANDALVAASYFVTQVQSVVSRNVNPIEGAVVTFGVFQAGTTNNVITDTAFLHGTIRALTQDMSLLVQKRVKTVAEGVAAAFDMEVEVELKQGGYLPVENNPALARELMDFFEEKDGIELIDIEPAMTGEDFGYLLSKVDGVMFWLGIDSPYALHHPQMSPKEEALAIGVDAVSSFLKKKAAE; from the coding sequence ATGTTAGATTTGATTCAGACTAGACGAGATTTACACCAGATTCCAGAGATTGGCTTGGAGGAGTTCAAGACTCAGGCTTATTTGCTGGATGTGATTGAGAAATTGACTGCGGGCAAGTATTTTGTTCAGGTTCGTACTTGGCGAACAGGGATTTTGGTCTACCTGCAGGGAAGTCAGCCGGAACGAACCATTGGTTGGCGAACAGACATTGATGGTCTGCCTATCGTTGAACAAACAGGTCTACCTTTTGCTTCTCAGCACCAAGGTCGCATGCATGCCTGTGGCCATGATTTTCATATGACTATTGCCTTAGGCTGTCTCGAACGCGCCCTGGAGGAGCAACCCAAGAATAATTTGCTCTTCCTATTTCAGCCTGCTGAAGAAAATGAAGCTGGTGGGATGCTCATGTATGAGGATGGTGCTTTTGGAAATTGGTTGCCAGACCAATTTTATGGTCTCCATGTTCGTCCGGATCTGAAGGTCGGACAGATTGCGACCAACACTCATACACTCTTTGCAGGGACTTGTGAGGTGAAGGTTCGTTTCAAAGGAAAAGGAGGACACGCAGCTTTTCCGCATGAAGCCAATGACGCCTTGGTGGCTGCTAGTTACTTTGTAACCCAGGTGCAGTCAGTTGTCAGTCGCAATGTCAATCCCATCGAGGGAGCGGTGGTGACCTTTGGTGTTTTCCAAGCTGGAACAACCAACAATGTCATTACAGACACAGCCTTTTTGCATGGAACCATTCGCGCCTTGACTCAGGACATGAGCCTCTTGGTACAAAAAAGAGTCAAGACAGTCGCAGAAGGGGTTGCAGCAGCCTTTGATATGGAAGTCGAAGTAGAACTCAAGCAAGGAGGCTACCTACCTGTTGAGAACAATCCAGCCTTGGCGCGTGAACTGATGGACTTTTTTGAAGAGAAAGATGGGATTGAGTTGATTGATATCGAGCCAGCTATGACTGGTGAGGACTTTGGTTATCTCCTTTCGAAGGTAGACGGCGTTATGTTCTGGCTAGGTATCGATAGTCCCTATGCCCTTCATCACCCTCAGATGAGTCCTAAGGAAGAAGCCTTAGCCATTGGGGTAGATGCGGTCTCTAGTTTCTTGAAAAAGAAGGCAGCAGAGTAG
- a CDS encoding 5-formyltetrahydrofolate cyclo-ligase, giving the protein MKAELRKKILQEMKTLSQEQKQAMDRALTERFLQHPFYQEAKVIATYLSFPHEFQTQELIERVLKDGKKVLIPKTYPKGRMEFVVYHPQQLAKTSFGLLEPQGDLEVVEPSQIDLIHVPGLDFTTEGYRIGYGGGYYDRYLEHFTGHTLSTVYPCQIQEFNFENHDIPVQEVLTYEGNL; this is encoded by the coding sequence ATGAAAGCAGAACTACGCAAGAAAATTTTGCAAGAAATGAAGACTCTATCTCAGGAGCAAAAACAGGCTATGGATCGAGCTTTAACTGAGCGTTTCTTACAACACCCTTTTTACCAAGAAGCTAAGGTCATCGCAACCTATCTCTCCTTTCCTCATGAATTTCAAACGCAAGAACTGATCGAGCGGGTACTGAAGGACGGCAAAAAGGTTCTGATACCCAAAACCTATCCCAAGGGGCGCATGGAATTTGTGGTCTATCATCCGCAGCAGTTGGCAAAAACTTCCTTTGGTTTACTGGAACCGCAAGGAGACTTGGAAGTGGTGGAACCGTCTCAGATTGATTTGATTCATGTTCCAGGGCTAGATTTTACGACAGAAGGCTATCGGATCGGGTATGGTGGAGGCTACTATGACCGCTATCTAGAACATTTTACTGGTCATACTTTGAGTACGGTTTATCCTTGTCAAATTCAGGAGTTTAACTTTGAAAACCATGATATTCCCGTACAGGAGGTGCTAACCTATGAAGGAAATCTTTGA
- a CDS encoding rhomboid family intramembrane serine protease: MKEIFDKRYPVTSFFLLVTALVFLLMLVLTGLNFERADTLLQFGAMYGPIIRLFPEQIWRLFSAIFVHIGWEHFIVNMISLYFLGRQVEEIFGSKQFFFLYLLSGMMGNLFVFAFTPKVVAAGASTSLYGLFAAIIVLRYATRSPYIQQLGQSYLTLFVINIIGSVLIPGISLAGHIGGAVGGAFLAVIFPVKWERRMYSTSQRIGATVLFIALAIFLCYKGMNYV; the protein is encoded by the coding sequence ATGAAGGAAATCTTTGATAAACGTTATCCTGTGACTAGCTTTTTCCTCCTAGTAACCGCATTGGTATTTCTCTTGATGTTGGTTCTTACAGGTTTAAATTTTGAACGAGCGGATACCTTGCTTCAGTTTGGAGCTATGTATGGACCGATCATTCGCCTATTCCCTGAGCAGATTTGGCGCCTATTTTCGGCTATATTTGTGCATATTGGATGGGAGCATTTCATTGTCAATATGATTTCGCTCTACTTTCTTGGACGACAGGTGGAGGAGATTTTCGGTTCTAAGCAGTTTTTCTTTCTCTATCTCTTATCAGGAATGATGGGCAATCTCTTTGTGTTTGCATTTACACCGAAAGTTGTCGCAGCTGGAGCATCCACTTCTCTCTACGGGTTATTTGCTGCGATTATCGTCCTGCGTTACGCAACTCGCAGCCCCTATATCCAGCAGTTGGGGCAATCCTACCTGACGCTTTTCGTGATAAATATCATTGGAAGTGTTCTGATTCCAGGAATCAGCCTAGCAGGGCATATTGGCGGTGCAGTAGGCGGTGCCTTTCTAGCAGTCATCTTCCCAGTCAAATGGGAGAGAAGGATGTACAGTACTAGCCAGCGAATCGGAGCAACTGTACTTTTTATCGCACTAGCCATTTTCCTTTGCTATAAGGGAATGAACTATGTGTAG
- the galU gene encoding UTP--glucose-1-phosphate uridylyltransferase GalU: MKQKVRKAVIPAAGLGTRFLPATKALAKEMLPIVDKPTIQFIVEEALKSGIEDILVVTGKSKRSIEDHFDSNFELEYNLKEKGKTDLLKLVDETTGMRLHFIRQTHPRGLGDAVLQAKAFVGNEPFVVMLGDDLMDITDEKAVPLTKQLMDDYERTHASTIAVMPVPHDEVSAYGVIAPQGEGKDGLYSVETFVEKPAPEDAPSDLAIIGRYLLTPEIFQILENQTPGAGNEIQLTDAIDTLNKTQRVFAREFKGARYDVGDKFGFMKTSIDYALKHPQVKDDLKDYLIQLGKELAEGE, encoded by the coding sequence ATGAAACAAAAAGTCAGAAAAGCAGTCATCCCAGCCGCTGGATTGGGAACACGCTTCCTCCCAGCAACTAAGGCCTTGGCCAAGGAAATGTTGCCAATCGTAGACAAGCCCACTATCCAGTTTATCGTTGAAGAAGCCCTCAAGTCTGGAATCGAAGACATTTTGGTTGTTACGGGTAAGTCAAAACGTTCTATTGAGGACCACTTCGACTCAAACTTCGAATTGGAATATAACCTCAAAGAAAAAGGGAAAACAGATCTTTTGAAGCTGGTTGATGAGACAACTGGCATGCGCCTGCATTTTATCCGTCAAACACATCCACGTGGTCTCGGAGATGCTGTTTTGCAAGCCAAGGCTTTCGTTGGAAATGAACCTTTTGTCGTTATGCTTGGTGATGACTTGATGGATATCACAGACGAAAAGGCTGTTCCACTTACCAAACAACTCATGGATGACTACGAGCGTACCCACGCGTCTACTATCGCTGTCATGCCAGTCCCTCACGACGAAGTCTCTGCTTACGGGGTTATTGCTCCGCAAGGCGAAGGAAAAGACGGTCTTTACAGCGTTGAAACCTTCGTTGAAAAACCAGCGCCAGAGGATGCTCCTAGCGACCTTGCTATTATCGGACGCTACCTCCTCACTCCTGAAATTTTCCAAATCCTTGAGAACCAGACTCCAGGTGCAGGAAATGAAATTCAGCTGACAGATGCAATCGATACCCTCAATAAAACACAACGTGTATTTGCTCGTGAGTTCAAAGGGGCTCGTTACGATGTCGGAGACAAGTTTGGCTTTATGAAAACATCCATCGACTACGCTCTCAAACACCCACAAGTCAAAGATGACTTGAAAGACTACCTCATCCAACTCGGGAAAGAGTTAGCTGAGGGGGAATAG
- a CDS encoding NAD(P)H-dependent glycerol-3-phosphate dehydrogenase: MKKQTIAVLGPGSWGTALSQVLNDNGHEVRIWGNISDQIDEINNQHTNKRYFKDILLDEKIKAYHDLEETLKGVDAVLFVVPTKVTRLVAQQVAKVLDHKVVIMHASKGLEPDSHKRLSTILEEEIPADLRSEVVVVSGPSHAEETIVRDITLITAASKDLETAQYVQNLFSNHYFRLYTNTDVIGVETAGALKNIIAVGAGALHGLGFGDNAKAAIIARGLAEITRLGVALGANPLTYSGLSGVGDLIVTGTSVHSRNWRAGDALGRGESLADIEANMGMVIEGISTTRAAYELAQELGVYMPITQAIYRVIYEGVNIKEAITDIMSNEFKAENEWS; this comes from the coding sequence ATGAAGAAACAAACCATCGCTGTCTTGGGTCCTGGTTCTTGGGGAACTGCCCTTTCGCAGGTCCTAAACGACAATGGACACGAGGTTCGAATTTGGGGAAATATTTCTGACCAAATCGATGAAATCAATAACCAGCATACAAACAAACGCTATTTCAAAGATATCCTACTCGACGAAAAAATCAAAGCCTATCATGACTTGGAAGAAACACTAAAGGGTGTAGATGCTGTTTTATTTGTAGTCCCAACAAAAGTAACGAGACTGGTTGCCCAACAAGTAGCAAAGGTGCTCGATCACAAGGTTGTCATCATGCACGCCTCCAAAGGATTGGAACCAGATAGCCACAAACGCCTATCGACTATTCTTGAAGAGGAAATTCCAGCCGACCTTCGTAGTGAAGTCGTTGTTGTTTCAGGACCTAGCCATGCTGAGGAAACGATTGTACGGGATATTACCTTGATCACTGCAGCCTCTAAAGACCTTGAAACTGCTCAGTACGTCCAAAATCTCTTTAGCAATCACTACTTCCGTCTCTATACTAATACGGATGTTATCGGAGTTGAAACCGCTGGTGCTCTTAAAAACATCATTGCAGTTGGTGCAGGTGCATTACATGGACTAGGGTTTGGCGACAATGCCAAGGCAGCTATCATTGCCCGTGGCTTGGCTGAAATCACCCGTCTAGGGGTCGCTCTTGGAGCTAATCCTCTGACTTATAGCGGCCTTTCTGGAGTTGGAGATTTGATTGTAACGGGGACATCTGTCCACTCTCGTAACTGGAGAGCCGGTGATGCTCTCGGTCGTGGAGAATCCCTCGCAGACATCGAAGCAAACATGGGTATGGTCATCGAAGGCATTTCAACAACTCGAGCAGCTTACGAACTGGCTCAGGAATTGGGTGTCTACATGCCAATCACACAGGCTATTTACCGAGTCATCTACGAAGGTGTCAATATCAAAGAAGCAATCACTGACATCATGAGCAATGAATTTAAAGCAGAAAACGAATGGTCATAG